Proteins encoded in a region of the Paucibacter sediminis genome:
- the dacB gene encoding D-alanyl-D-alanine carboxypeptidase/D-alanyl-D-alanine endopeptidase, whose product MSCLPPIRRRGAAALLLAALLLSGCAGLVPASHELPAPVRAALQRAGLPEQSLGVVAFPLEAPRQGLRWRADAAMQTGSTMKLVTAIVALDKLGPNQRGRTELLAAAVPQGGVLQGPLYLRGGADPELDWAALWGLLRELREQGLRELRGGIVVDRTRFQPARPELGQPPFDEQPEFPYNVIPDALHLNGSLLDLELQSDGERMQARLSPAWPGLSVDATGLTLNELACKDWEEGWQIPVVEAGQLRLRGSFPRQCRQRQALNVFDRQLLAGAALRALWQELGGALQGEVGEGATPVEARVLASHQGRPLGELLRGVMKRSDNALTRLTFLNLGAAHPRAASFARTQEAAADQVRQWLAEHGVAAPELVLENGSGLSRAERISPASLAAMLAAAWQGPYAPELLSSLPLAGVDGTLGRRLKGTPAEARARLKTGTLRNVVGLAGYVHDGRGRPWVMVALLNHDEAPAKGRPVLDALAAWLAQY is encoded by the coding sequence ATGTCTTGCCTCCCCCCCATCCGGCGCCGCGGCGCCGCTGCCTTGCTGCTGGCCGCGCTCTTGCTGAGCGGCTGCGCCGGCCTGGTGCCCGCCAGCCATGAACTCCCCGCCCCGGTGCGCGCGGCCCTGCAGCGCGCCGGCCTGCCCGAGCAGAGCCTGGGGGTGGTGGCCTTCCCGCTCGAGGCGCCCCGCCAGGGCCTGCGTTGGCGCGCCGACGCGGCGATGCAGACCGGCTCCACCATGAAGCTGGTGACGGCCATCGTGGCGCTGGACAAGCTGGGCCCGAACCAGCGCGGCCGCACCGAGCTGCTGGCCGCGGCGGTGCCGCAGGGCGGCGTGCTGCAAGGCCCGCTCTACCTGCGCGGCGGCGCCGATCCCGAGCTGGACTGGGCCGCGCTGTGGGGTCTGCTGCGCGAGTTGCGCGAGCAGGGCCTGCGCGAACTGCGCGGCGGCATCGTGGTGGACCGCACGCGCTTCCAGCCGGCGCGGCCCGAGCTGGGCCAGCCGCCCTTCGACGAGCAGCCCGAGTTCCCCTACAACGTGATCCCGGATGCCCTGCATCTGAACGGCAGCCTGCTGGACCTGGAGCTGCAGTCCGATGGCGAGCGCATGCAGGCGCGCCTGAGCCCGGCCTGGCCGGGGCTGAGCGTCGACGCCACCGGCCTGACGCTGAACGAGCTGGCCTGCAAAGATTGGGAGGAGGGTTGGCAGATTCCCGTGGTCGAGGCCGGCCAGTTGCGCCTGCGCGGCAGCTTCCCGCGCCAATGCCGGCAGCGCCAGGCCCTCAATGTGTTCGATCGCCAGCTGCTGGCCGGCGCCGCGCTGCGCGCGCTGTGGCAGGAGCTGGGCGGCGCGCTGCAGGGCGAGGTCGGCGAGGGCGCTACGCCGGTAGAGGCGCGCGTGCTCGCCAGCCACCAGGGCCGGCCGCTGGGCGAGCTGCTGCGCGGCGTGATGAAGCGCTCGGACAACGCGCTGACGCGTTTGACCTTTCTCAACCTTGGCGCCGCGCACCCGCGCGCCGCCAGCTTTGCCAGGACCCAGGAAGCCGCCGCCGACCAGGTGCGCCAGTGGCTTGCCGAGCATGGTGTGGCCGCGCCCGAGCTGGTGCTGGAGAACGGCTCGGGCCTCTCGCGCGCCGAGCGCATCAGCCCCGCCAGCCTGGCCGCCATGCTGGCCGCGGCCTGGCAGGGCCCTTATGCGCCCGAGCTGCTCAGCAGCCTGCCGTTGGCCGGGGTGGACGGCACCCTGGGCCGGCGCCTCAAGGGCACGCCGGCCGAGGCGCGCGCGCGCCTGAAGACCGGCACGCTGCGCAATGTGGTCGGCCTGGCCGGCTATGTGCACGATGGCCGGGGTCGCCCCTGGGTGATGGTGGCCCTGCTCAACCACGACGAGGCGCCCGCCAAGGGCCGGCCGGTGCTGGATGCGCTGGCAGCCTGGCTTGCGCAATATTGA
- a CDS encoding M15 family metallopeptidase, giving the protein MIACEDIAGHPDFRALLSLEGVDVDLRYASPDNFVGRDVYGGLDCAYLRREAAAALASAAQWLARQRPGYRLRVLDALRPQRVQEALYAELAGTPLALYLAHPERGSIHSFGMAVDVTLLDPQGREVDMGSGFDEMAPISHPEYEAEHLARGLLSAAQLSERGWLRAAMRQAGFQGIATEWWHFDFGDRVLVRRELPRVL; this is encoded by the coding sequence ATGATTGCCTGCGAAGACATTGCCGGCCACCCCGACTTCCGCGCCCTGCTGAGCCTGGAGGGCGTGGACGTGGACCTGCGCTACGCCAGCCCCGACAACTTCGTCGGCCGCGACGTCTACGGCGGCCTGGACTGCGCCTATCTGCGGCGTGAAGCGGCCGCGGCGCTCGCCAGTGCCGCGCAATGGCTGGCCCGGCAGCGCCCCGGCTACCGCCTGCGCGTGCTGGACGCGCTGCGCCCGCAGCGCGTGCAGGAGGCGCTCTATGCCGAGCTGGCCGGCACGCCGCTGGCCCTCTACCTGGCCCACCCCGAGCGCGGCTCGATCCACTCCTTCGGCATGGCGGTGGACGTCACGCTGCTGGACCCGCAGGGCCGCGAGGTCGACATGGGCTCGGGCTTCGACGAGATGGCGCCGATCTCGCATCCCGAGTACGAGGCCGAGCACCTGGCGCGCGGCCTGCTCAGCGCCGCCCAGCTGAGCGAACGCGGCTGGCTGCGCGCGGCGATGCGCCAGGCCGGCTTCCAAGGCATTGCCACCGAGTGGTGGCATTTCGACTTCGGCGATCGCGTGCTGGTGCGGCGCGAGCTGCCGCGCGTGCTGTGA
- a CDS encoding cupin domain-containing protein, whose product MQQVIQQIQPEASPLAGIAHATWAGEAEGLSQLSVWRQSMAPGAGTPPHSHDCDEVVLCLAGSGELHSNGRVQRFGANCTLVLPKGELHQFFNVGEVALETLGIFAATPVATHLPEGEALDLPWRS is encoded by the coding sequence ATGCAGCAAGTCATTCAACAGATCCAACCCGAGGCCAGCCCGCTGGCCGGCATCGCCCACGCCACCTGGGCCGGCGAGGCCGAAGGCCTGAGCCAGTTGTCGGTGTGGCGCCAGTCGATGGCGCCGGGCGCAGGCACGCCGCCGCACAGCCACGATTGCGACGAGGTCGTGCTGTGCCTGGCCGGCAGCGGCGAGCTGCACAGCAACGGCCGCGTGCAGCGCTTCGGCGCCAACTGCACGCTGGTGCTGCCCAAGGGCGAGCTGCACCAGTTCTTCAATGTGGGCGAGGTGGCGCTGGAGACGCTGGGCATCTTCGCGGCCACGCCGGTGGCGACCCACCTGCCCGAGGGCGAGGCGCTGGACCTGCCCTGGCGCAGCTAG
- a CDS encoding ABC transporter substrate-binding protein has translation MTPTSSPLALALGLLLSFGVAAKPLVYCADASPEGFDPGLWDSASTNNVNSQMFQGLLGFKRGGTELEPQLATAWTIAPDAKTFTFTLRRGVNFHKTPYFTPTRQFNADDVLFTFGRFIDPKHPFNQAFPANFVYPQNLGLAKLIEGIDRVDDYTVRFRLKQPNVIFQTYLAMAFAGMHSAEYGAQLLKDGRANQINNQPVGTGPYKFKSYAKDDVVRMEPNPDYWGEKQKTTALVFSISREPNVRVQKLLAGECQVTAPLRDVDVSSLDGKPDVQLLKIQALNISYLSFNLKKPPVDKREVREALDIAVDRDAIFKALFPRGDAMQAVSAFPPAIPGYNKKLKNEYSPERAKQLLAKAGFPNGFEIDLWALPVTRPTNPNGQLMAQLIQQDWAKIGVRAHIKTYEWGEYLKRANQGEHHVYMSGWSGDNGDADDFLTPNLSCAANQSGVKFCNPEFEKLINDARATPDPKKRIAMYEQAQEIFKRERPWITMAHSTVYIPVRKDVQGFIMAPNGSVDFENVYRK, from the coding sequence ATGACGCCCACTTCCAGCCCGCTCGCCCTGGCCCTTGGCCTGCTCCTCAGCTTCGGTGTGGCCGCCAAGCCCCTGGTCTACTGCGCCGATGCCAGCCCCGAGGGCTTCGACCCCGGGCTGTGGGACTCGGCCAGCACCAACAACGTCAACAGCCAGATGTTCCAGGGCCTGCTGGGCTTCAAGCGCGGCGGCACCGAGCTGGAGCCGCAGCTGGCCACCGCCTGGACGATCGCGCCGGACGCCAAGACCTTCACCTTCACGCTGCGGCGCGGCGTGAACTTCCACAAGACGCCGTACTTCACGCCCACGCGGCAGTTCAATGCCGACGACGTGCTGTTCACCTTCGGGCGCTTCATCGACCCCAAGCACCCCTTCAACCAGGCCTTCCCGGCCAACTTCGTCTATCCGCAGAACCTTGGCCTGGCCAAGCTCATCGAGGGCATCGACCGCGTCGACGATTACACGGTGCGCTTCCGCCTGAAGCAGCCCAATGTGATCTTCCAGACCTATCTGGCGATGGCGTTTGCCGGCATGCACTCGGCCGAGTACGGCGCCCAGCTCCTGAAGGACGGGCGCGCCAACCAGATCAACAACCAGCCGGTGGGCACCGGGCCCTACAAGTTCAAGTCCTATGCCAAGGACGATGTGGTGCGCATGGAGCCCAACCCCGACTACTGGGGCGAGAAGCAGAAGACCACCGCCCTGGTGTTCAGCATCAGCCGCGAGCCCAATGTGCGGGTGCAGAAGCTGCTGGCGGGCGAATGCCAGGTCACCGCGCCGCTGCGCGATGTGGACGTGAGCTCGCTGGACGGCAAGCCCGATGTGCAGCTGCTGAAGATCCAGGCACTCAACATCTCCTACCTGAGCTTCAATCTGAAGAAGCCGCCGGTCGACAAGCGCGAGGTGCGCGAGGCGCTGGACATCGCGGTGGACCGCGACGCCATCTTCAAGGCCCTGTTCCCGCGCGGCGACGCGATGCAGGCGGTGAGCGCCTTCCCGCCCGCCATTCCCGGCTACAACAAGAAGCTCAAGAACGAATACAGCCCCGAGCGCGCCAAGCAGTTGCTGGCCAAGGCGGGTTTTCCGAACGGCTTCGAGATCGACCTCTGGGCCCTGCCGGTGACGCGCCCCACCAACCCCAACGGCCAGCTGATGGCGCAGCTGATCCAGCAGGACTGGGCCAAGATCGGCGTCAGGGCCCACATCAAGACCTATGAGTGGGGCGAGTACCTGAAGCGCGCCAACCAGGGCGAGCACCATGTCTATATGAGCGGCTGGTCGGGCGACAACGGCGATGCCGACGACTTCCTCACCCCCAACCTGAGCTGCGCCGCCAACCAGAGCGGCGTGAAGTTCTGCAACCCCGAGTTCGAGAAGCTCATCAACGACGCGCGCGCAACACCTGACCCCAAGAAGCGCATCGCCATGTACGAGCAGGCGCAGGAGATCTTCAAGCGCGAGCGGCCCTGGATCACGATGGCGCATTCCACCGTCTACATCCCGGTGCGCAAGGATGTGCAGGGCTTCATCATGGCGCCCAACGGCAGCGTCGATTTCGAGAACGTCTACAGGAAATGA
- a CDS encoding substrate-binding periplasmic protein — protein MTLAVALGFGAPALAQPPAKRLSFVTEHFPPYTYAEAGTAAGPMVDVLQAACARLRWQCTVEVLPWRRALGLAQNGLVDGIFTVVDTPERRSYFHVSVPVLGARYTLFTRAGDDFVLQGDRQALVGRTIGAYGPSATVLALDELVEGLKVETVIEPDNRTVLRKLAAGRYGPRGLALVNEYVALHLMREDQLGGLQSAGAVKEFDYAFGLVRQRIGARDFKAFNEALVALCHSGRSAELVRPYALPASACAKAARR, from the coding sequence ATGACGCTGGCGGTGGCGCTGGGCTTTGGCGCACCGGCGCTGGCCCAGCCGCCCGCCAAGCGCCTTTCCTTTGTCACCGAGCATTTCCCGCCCTACACCTATGCGGAGGCGGGCACGGCCGCCGGCCCGATGGTGGATGTGCTGCAGGCCGCCTGCGCGCGGCTGCGCTGGCAATGCACGGTGGAGGTGCTGCCCTGGCGGCGCGCGCTGGGCCTGGCCCAGAACGGCCTGGTGGATGGCATCTTCACGGTGGTGGACACGCCCGAGCGGCGCAGCTATTTCCACGTCAGCGTGCCGGTGCTGGGGGCGCGCTACACCTTGTTCACGCGTGCCGGCGACGACTTCGTGCTGCAAGGCGACCGCCAGGCCCTGGTGGGCCGCACCATCGGCGCCTATGGCCCCTCGGCCACGGTGCTGGCGCTGGACGAGCTGGTGGAGGGCCTGAAGGTCGAGACCGTCATCGAGCCCGACAACCGCACCGTGCTGCGCAAGCTCGCGGCCGGGCGCTACGGCCCGCGTGGCCTGGCGCTGGTGAACGAATACGTGGCCCTGCACCTGATGCGCGAAGACCAGCTCGGCGGCCTGCAGAGCGCCGGCGCGGTGAAGGAGTTCGACTACGCCTTCGGGCTGGTGCGCCAGCGCATCGGCGCGCGCGATTTCAAGGCCTTCAACGAGGCCCTCGTCGCGCTGTGCCACAGCGGCCGCAGCGCCGAGCTGGTGCGCCCCTATGCGCTGCCGGCCTCGGCCTGCGCGAAGGCCGCGCGCCGCTGA
- a CDS encoding LysR family transcriptional regulator, with the protein MQGLQQFIAFAQTARYGGFAAAARAQGVAPSTLAKAVARLEAVLGVKLFHRTTRQVTLTPDGERLFERCQRVLDEVESLQAEASGTRGTPTGVLRIDLPVFYGKRFVMPLLAQLLQQHPALQLDLRLTDLQVDLVREGVDLAVRIGQLRDSTLVARRVDQQGLVLCASAAYLARRGTPRRVDDLHAHDAVVFRVPSTGRDRPWHFRQRGVALEHLPRAHVRVNETEGLLEALKLGLGLCQVPDLLVQDELARGELVELLPACRPPSMPIHIVYPSNRLLPSRVKAAIEALEALRGRG; encoded by the coding sequence ATGCAGGGGCTGCAGCAGTTCATCGCATTCGCGCAGACGGCGCGCTACGGCGGCTTCGCGGCGGCCGCGCGCGCGCAGGGCGTGGCGCCCTCCACGCTGGCCAAGGCGGTGGCGCGCCTGGAGGCGGTGCTGGGCGTCAAGCTGTTCCACCGCACCACCCGCCAGGTCACGCTGACGCCTGATGGCGAGCGCCTCTTCGAGCGCTGCCAGCGCGTGCTGGACGAGGTGGAAAGCCTGCAGGCCGAAGCCTCCGGCACGCGCGGCACGCCCACCGGGGTGCTGCGCATCGACCTGCCGGTGTTCTACGGCAAGCGCTTCGTGATGCCGTTGCTGGCGCAGCTGCTGCAGCAGCACCCGGCCCTGCAGCTGGACCTGCGCCTCACCGATCTGCAGGTGGACCTGGTGCGCGAGGGCGTGGACCTGGCGGTGCGCATCGGCCAGCTGCGCGACAGCACGCTGGTGGCGCGCCGCGTCGATCAGCAGGGCCTGGTGCTGTGCGCCAGCGCGGCCTACCTGGCGCGGCGCGGCACGCCGCGGCGGGTGGACGATCTGCATGCCCACGATGCGGTGGTGTTCCGCGTGCCCTCGACGGGGCGCGACCGGCCCTGGCATTTCCGCCAGCGCGGCGTGGCGCTGGAACACCTGCCGCGGGCGCATGTGCGTGTCAACGAGACCGAGGGCCTGCTGGAGGCGCTCAAGCTCGGCCTGGGCCTGTGCCAGGTGCCCGACCTGCTGGTGCAGGACGAGCTGGCGCGCGGCGAGCTGGTGGAGCTGCTGCCGGCCTGCCGCCCGCCCAGCATGCCCATCCACATCGTCTACCCGTCGAACCGGCTGCTACCCTCGCGCGTGAAGGCGGCGATCGAGGCGCTGGAGGCCTTGCGCGGGCGCGGCTGA
- a CDS encoding TonB-dependent receptor domain-containing protein, protein MKLTKLTHCLALVGLAAPLLASAQSTAPVQKVERVEVTGSSIKRIQDEGALPIQVISRKELERQGIVSAEQLISVLSANGNGLDNLAGNADVVAGQARGNNGATAANLRGQGSASTLVLLNGRRVAAHGLNGGVVDLNSIPMAAVERVEILKDGASAIYGTDAIGGVINFILRKNYNGLEAQAFTDITEAGGANIGRVKLVGGFGDLERDKFNLLVALAHSDSKALRGDQRDFVNTFQPNRGLSVDTRGTPIATVFAISSLYNALSRDNLNTTGRSTGPIQPGTTVAMNGINYLDLPGQAGCNSVDGMDAYDEKLWASPSAKWGCAWDTGRAAVLQQPVKSTNLVAHGTLALGEHQLFAEFVGAQVDSAKSFSANQITSSTSASSPFFNLAYPSTGASYDKVFNALVATFPTLAANKGLPMAMRWRCIPCGSREIETTSKTQRFLVGADGPLFAGWDYKTGLSSATSDTTSLLGSGYFYGKPFAALINNGTLDPFSLTQSAAAMSALDAVRANGVTLYGGKFTLNQADFTASGPLFKLPAGEVMAAVGLDARQEKYKFNGNATDLATQGAIFNAPFDSINTLDTVKRTIKAEFAELLVPITKQLELTMAVRHDDYTGFGGTTNPKVSLRYAPLDQLVMRASASRGFRVPSFNQLFNGITISTYSGKDLVDPAKCAGLKVDPTKPGCEAITPDIFTGGKPELGPEKSRQWTAGIVWSPARDITASADWWQIRKEGTIQFLALSDIVNNAALFPANFLRDASGNLVAIDDRWVNAGESITKGVDLSVRGAARVGDGMLGVSLEGTYLLDKRSRLIASAPMGASEIGVFTRSGDLGLRWKHALTFTYSEGPWVAMLQQLWRNGYKDAVLPGVANGSVTPSQWSPNVAKYLTHNASISYTGIKNLGLSFGIKNLLNEDPPFSVAYDGNTGAGSSWEPRVADPRGRSYTFTVDYKFW, encoded by the coding sequence ATGAAGTTGACCAAGCTCACCCATTGCCTCGCCCTCGTGGGTCTGGCCGCCCCGCTGCTCGCCAGCGCCCAGTCCACCGCCCCGGTGCAGAAGGTCGAGCGCGTCGAGGTCACCGGCTCCAGCATCAAGCGCATCCAGGACGAAGGCGCCCTGCCGATCCAGGTGATCTCGCGCAAGGAGCTCGAGCGCCAGGGCATCGTCTCGGCCGAACAGCTGATCTCGGTGCTGAGCGCCAACGGCAACGGCCTGGATAACCTGGCCGGCAATGCCGACGTGGTGGCCGGCCAGGCGCGTGGCAACAACGGCGCCACCGCCGCCAATCTGCGCGGCCAGGGTTCGGCCAGCACCCTGGTGCTGCTGAACGGCCGGCGCGTCGCCGCGCACGGCCTGAACGGCGGCGTCGTCGACCTGAACTCGATCCCGATGGCGGCGGTCGAGCGCGTTGAAATCCTCAAGGATGGCGCCTCGGCCATCTACGGCACCGACGCGATCGGCGGCGTCATCAACTTCATCCTGCGCAAGAACTACAACGGCCTGGAGGCCCAGGCCTTCACCGACATCACCGAGGCGGGCGGCGCCAACATCGGCCGCGTCAAGCTGGTGGGTGGCTTCGGCGACCTCGAGCGCGACAAGTTCAACCTGCTGGTGGCGCTGGCGCACAGCGACTCCAAGGCGCTGCGCGGCGACCAGCGCGACTTCGTCAACACCTTCCAGCCCAACCGCGGCCTCTCGGTGGACACGCGTGGCACGCCGATCGCCACCGTGTTCGCGATCTCCAGCCTCTACAACGCGCTGAGCCGCGACAATCTCAACACCACCGGCCGCAGCACCGGCCCGATCCAGCCCGGCACCACCGTGGCCATGAACGGCATCAACTACCTGGACCTGCCCGGCCAGGCCGGCTGCAACTCAGTGGACGGCATGGACGCCTACGACGAGAAGCTGTGGGCCAGCCCCTCCGCCAAGTGGGGTTGCGCCTGGGACACCGGCCGTGCGGCCGTGCTGCAGCAGCCGGTCAAGTCGACCAATCTGGTGGCCCATGGCACGCTGGCCCTGGGCGAGCACCAGCTGTTCGCCGAGTTCGTCGGCGCCCAGGTCGACTCGGCCAAGAGCTTCTCGGCCAACCAGATCACCAGCAGCACCTCGGCCAGCAGCCCCTTCTTCAACCTCGCCTACCCGAGCACCGGCGCCAGCTACGACAAGGTCTTCAACGCCCTGGTCGCCACCTTCCCGACCCTGGCCGCCAACAAGGGCCTGCCGATGGCGATGCGCTGGCGCTGCATCCCCTGCGGCAGCCGCGAGATCGAGACCACCTCCAAGACCCAGCGCTTCCTGGTCGGCGCCGACGGCCCGCTGTTCGCCGGCTGGGACTACAAGACCGGCCTCTCCTCCGCCACCAGCGACACCACCTCGCTGCTGGGCAGCGGCTACTTCTACGGCAAGCCCTTTGCCGCGCTCATCAACAACGGCACGCTGGACCCCTTCAGCCTGACCCAGAGCGCCGCCGCGATGAGCGCGCTGGACGCGGTGCGCGCCAACGGCGTGACCCTGTACGGCGGCAAGTTCACCCTCAACCAGGCCGACTTCACCGCCAGCGGCCCGCTCTTCAAGCTGCCGGCCGGCGAGGTGATGGCCGCGGTGGGCCTGGATGCCCGCCAGGAGAAGTACAAGTTCAACGGCAACGCCACCGACCTGGCGACGCAGGGCGCCATCTTCAACGCCCCCTTCGACAGCATCAACACGCTGGACACGGTCAAGCGCACCATCAAGGCCGAGTTCGCCGAGCTGCTGGTGCCCATCACCAAGCAGCTGGAGCTGACCATGGCGGTGCGCCATGACGACTACACCGGCTTCGGCGGTACCACCAACCCCAAGGTCTCGCTGCGCTACGCGCCGCTGGACCAGCTGGTGATGCGCGCCTCGGCCAGCCGCGGCTTCCGCGTGCCCAGCTTCAACCAGCTGTTCAACGGCATCACCATCTCGACCTACTCGGGCAAGGACCTGGTCGATCCGGCCAAGTGCGCCGGCCTCAAGGTCGACCCCACCAAGCCCGGCTGCGAAGCCATCACGCCCGACATCTTCACCGGCGGCAAGCCCGAGCTGGGCCCCGAGAAGAGCCGCCAATGGACGGCCGGCATCGTCTGGTCGCCGGCGCGCGACATCACCGCCAGCGCCGACTGGTGGCAGATCCGCAAGGAAGGCACGATCCAGTTCCTGGCGCTGTCCGACATCGTCAACAACGCCGCCCTGTTCCCGGCCAACTTCCTGCGCGACGCCTCCGGCAATCTGGTTGCCATCGACGATCGCTGGGTCAACGCCGGTGAATCGATCACCAAGGGCGTGGATCTCTCGGTGCGCGGCGCGGCCCGCGTCGGCGACGGCATGCTGGGCGTCTCGCTGGAAGGCACCTACCTGCTCGACAAGCGCTCGCGCCTGATCGCCAGCGCACCGATGGGTGCCAGCGAGATCGGCGTGTTCACCCGCTCGGGCGATCTGGGCCTGCGCTGGAAGCATGCCCTGACCTTCACCTACAGCGAAGGCCCCTGGGTCGCGATGCTGCAGCAACTCTGGCGCAACGGCTACAAGGACGCCGTGCTGCCCGGCGTGGCCAACGGCAGCGTGACGCCCTCGCAATGGAGCCCCAACGTCGCCAAGTACCTGACCCACAACGCCAGCATCAGCTACACCGGCATCAAGAACCTGGGCCTCAGCTTCGGCATCAAGAACCTGCTGAACGAAGACCCGCCGTTCTCGGTGGCCTACGACGGCAACACCGGCGCCGGCAGCTCCTGGGAACCCCGCGTGGCCGACCCGCGCGGCCGCAGCTACACCTTCACGGTGGACTACAAGTTCTGGTAA
- a CDS encoding S66 peptidase family protein: MPTIARRSFTQSLALGGALLAGAKAEAKPTPTPLLARRLSAGDTLGLVSPANATYEREPLQLAVEALQALGFKVKLGQHVRGRYGQFGGSDAERAADINAMFADEGVAGIIALTGGSGCNRIVDKLDYGLIRRQPKFFGGFSDLTCLVNAIHQQTGLVTFHCPVAGSEWNEFSVAHFKAMVMQTGELPLLRNPQGERGDNLVQTQDRIQTLRGGKARGRLLGGNLAVLSSLAGSRFWHDWRGAVLFLEDINEYIYRIDRMLSTLRLAGALDQLAGVVLGKFTKCEPGDGYGTLTLDEVFDDYFLPLNVPVYRGAMIGHIKRKFTLPVGAPVEIDADVGSIGLLAPAVR; the protein is encoded by the coding sequence ATGCCGACAATCGCCCGACGTAGCTTCACCCAATCGCTGGCGCTCGGCGGCGCCCTGCTCGCCGGCGCCAAGGCCGAGGCGAAACCGACGCCCACGCCGCTGCTGGCGCGCCGCCTCAGCGCCGGCGACACCCTGGGCCTGGTGAGCCCCGCCAACGCCACCTATGAGCGCGAGCCGCTGCAGCTGGCCGTCGAGGCGCTGCAGGCGCTGGGCTTCAAGGTCAAGTTGGGCCAGCATGTGCGCGGCCGCTACGGGCAGTTCGGCGGCAGCGATGCCGAGCGCGCCGCCGACATCAACGCCATGTTCGCCGACGAGGGCGTGGCCGGCATCATCGCGCTCACCGGCGGCTCGGGCTGCAACCGCATCGTCGACAAGCTCGACTACGGCCTGATCCGGCGCCAGCCCAAGTTCTTCGGCGGCTTCTCCGACCTCACCTGCCTGGTCAACGCCATCCACCAGCAGACCGGCCTCGTGACCTTCCACTGCCCGGTGGCGGGCTCGGAATGGAACGAGTTCAGCGTCGCGCATTTCAAGGCCATGGTGATGCAGACCGGCGAGCTGCCGCTGCTGAGGAACCCGCAGGGCGAGCGCGGCGACAACCTGGTACAGACCCAGGACCGCATCCAGACCCTGCGCGGCGGCAAGGCGCGCGGGCGCCTGCTGGGCGGCAATCTGGCGGTGCTGAGCTCGCTGGCGGGCTCGCGCTTCTGGCACGACTGGCGCGGCGCCGTGCTCTTCCTCGAGGACATCAACGAATACATCTACCGCATCGACCGCATGCTCTCCACGCTGCGCCTGGCCGGCGCGCTGGACCAGTTGGCCGGCGTGGTGCTGGGCAAGTTCACCAAGTGCGAGCCCGGCGACGGCTATGGCACGCTGACGCTGGACGAGGTCTTCGACGACTACTTCCTGCCGCTCAATGTGCCCGTCTACCGCGGCGCCATGATCGGCCACATCAAGCGCAAGTTCACCCTGCCGGTGGGCGCACCGGTGGAGATCGACGCCGATGTCGGCAGCATCGGCCTGCTGGCGCCGGCGGTGCGCTGA
- a CDS encoding LysR family transcriptional regulator, with the protein MRLRHIEVFHAIMQAGTISGAAQLLHISQPAVTKVLQHAELQLGMPLFDRLKGKLYPTPEAQRLFVEIDKLNRDLVTIRRLAANLRSGISEQVKLVATPTLGASVIPAAMTHWAKAFPASRCILATNHTREIVNALLLGEADLALSLQDPRHPGIKAEVLAAGPMMALCPLGSPEAAGEGPLPIEQIRSELIAMAEDDPLGSVVMSAFEAQGLEIASRITVQTYQLARALVEAGVGMTVVDPFTAASADRARVRVRPLLPRIPVQLYLLTAANAPLAQPARKLVGFLGQAAREHLGSVGEA; encoded by the coding sequence ATGAGACTCCGGCACATCGAGGTCTTCCACGCCATCATGCAGGCCGGCACCATCAGCGGTGCGGCCCAGCTGCTGCACATCTCGCAGCCGGCGGTGACCAAGGTGCTGCAGCATGCCGAACTGCAGCTGGGCATGCCGCTGTTCGACCGCCTCAAGGGCAAGCTCTACCCCACCCCCGAGGCGCAGCGCCTGTTCGTCGAGATCGACAAGCTGAACCGCGATCTGGTGACGATCAGGCGCCTGGCGGCCAATCTGCGCTCGGGCATCTCCGAGCAGGTCAAGCTGGTCGCCACCCCGACCCTGGGTGCCTCGGTGATCCCGGCGGCGATGACGCATTGGGCCAAGGCCTTTCCGGCCAGCCGCTGCATCCTCGCCACCAACCACACGCGCGAGATCGTCAACGCCCTGCTGCTGGGCGAGGCCGACCTGGCGCTCTCGCTGCAGGACCCGCGCCACCCCGGCATCAAGGCCGAGGTGCTGGCCGCCGGGCCGATGATGGCGCTGTGCCCGCTGGGCAGCCCCGAGGCCGCCGGCGAAGGGCCGTTGCCGATCGAGCAGATCCGCAGCGAGCTGATCGCGATGGCCGAGGACGATCCGCTGGGCAGCGTGGTGATGAGCGCCTTCGAGGCCCAGGGCCTGGAGATCGCCAGCCGCATCACCGTGCAGACCTACCAGCTGGCGCGCGCCCTGGTGGAGGCTGGCGTGGGCATGACGGTGGTGGACCCCTTCACCGCCGCCTCGGCCGACCGCGCCCGCGTGCGCGTGCGGCCGCTGCTGCCGCGCATCCCCGTGCAGCTCTACCTGCTCACCGCCGCCAATGCGCCGCTGGCGCAGCCGGCGCGCAAGCTGGTCGGCTTCCTGGGCCAGGCGGCGCGCGAGCACCTGGGCTCGGTGGGCGAAGCCTGA